A stretch of the Aegilops tauschii subsp. strangulata cultivar AL8/78 chromosome 4, Aet v6.0, whole genome shotgun sequence genome encodes the following:
- the LOC109743565 gene encoding small ribosomal subunit protein eS27 — MVLQNDIDLLNPPAELEKLKHKKKRLVQSPNSFFMDVKCQGCFNITTVFSHSQTVVVCPGCQTVLCQPTGGKARLTEGCSFRRKGD, encoded by the exons ATGGTGCTGCAGAACGACATCGACCTGCTGAACCCGCCGGCGGAGCTCGAGAAGCTCAAGCACAAGAAGAAGCGCCTCGTCCAGTCCCCCAATTCCTTCTTCATG GACGTCAAGTGCCAGGGCTGCTTCAACAT CACTACTGTGTTCAGCCACTCACAGACTGTTGTGGTGTGCCCAGGCTGCCAAACAGTGCTCTGCCAGCCAACGGGTGGTAAGGCCAGGCTCACCGAGGGTTGCTCCTTCCGCCGCAAGGGCGACTAA
- the LOC109743566 gene encoding pre-mRNA-processing protein 40A, whose protein sequence is MQPLRQPFQLVDQDMPEANMGMSEQMPHFPQLGHHMPHSGLVLPAPRAVLPGGYMPNMGAPMQPPFYTYQQMWVPVLVHPLGSTQHHTMSAWLPSVSSSDPSPLDWQEYFSHEGKKYYYNRRTKQSSWYKPAELMTPLERADATTAWNEYTTDEGRKYYHNRVTKKSQWTIPEELKIARELAEKASSQRPDQDAQTTAGAYVGSSYAASSTHDAVAVVSERIDQELRI, encoded by the exons ATGCAACCTCTGCGGCAACCGTTTCAACTTGTTGATCAGGACATGCCAGAAGCTAACATGGGGATGTCAGAGCAGATGCCACATTTTCCGCAACTTGGGCACCATATGCCTCACTCTGGTCTTGTTCTACCTGCACCACGAGCTGTGCTACCTGGTGGATATATGCCAAACATGGGTGCCCCTATGCAGCCTCCGTTTTATACT TATCAACAAATGTGGGTTCCTGTTCTAGTTCACCCCCTGGGTTCAACTCAGCATCACACCATGTCTGCTTGGTTGCCCTCA GTTAGCTCATCTGACCCTAGCCCTTTGGATTGGCAAGAGTACTTTTCACATGAAGGGAAAAA GTACTATTACAATAGGAGGACAAAGCAATCAAGTTGGTACAAACCTGCCGAGTTGATGACACCTTTGGAG AGGGCTGATGCGACTACTGCTTGGAatgagtatactacggatgaagGACGGAA GTACTACCACAACAGAGTGACGAAGAAATCTCAATGGACTATTCCTGAGGAGCTGAAG ATTGCACGTGAACTAGCAGAGAAGGCGTCAAGCCAACGGCCTGATCAGGACGCTCAAACCACTGCTGGCGCCTATGTTGGATCCTCTTATGCTGCTTCAAGCACACACGATGCAGTGGCGGTCGTTTCTGAAAGAATAGATCAAGAGTTGAGGATTTGA